A single region of the Drosophila takahashii strain IR98-3 E-12201 chromosome 2R, DtakHiC1v2, whole genome shotgun sequence genome encodes:
- the Patronin gene encoding patronin isoform X7: MDVETQEIRQARQRASVKWLLSKAFNNRVPDNLKEPFYRDHENQERLKPQIIVELGNATLYCQTLSNLYSDPNYQSMNHWSIIQTLARKGVPVAETSDMPITETVLIQTNPLRINAHMSVIESLMVLYAKEISSGDRVMAAIRRISGNNYQAPPGQSYEQALLGWISHACAALKKRIIKEVDAGLPDDNGSRLQTPDIPPVRDFQDLCDGICLALLISYYCPKVVPWTSVRINYLPAVEDSIHNILLVCNFSQKHLPYSVFHMTPEDVTYMRGSMKLNLVLLLTDLFNLFEIHPAKCVCYPGMDGQDVIARRTLGANEHGICHRRGLTVQPVTPIPDLRSDLDQPPVGSPQNRPPFQVPHSNSFGGGLNRRSTPPNEYQTVQSNNFDGNNHAEAFVVHKSRGITTLASMHSQQQQQLHQQHQQQQQQQQQQQYQQHPSHSQLQIQQQQEPLVPARLRQAKEKTNVESKADERGDFVAAGRPSNWEQSRRPSFAGRRSRRNSSSEDSQLTIENFGGSQDQLNTLGRYERDRERKLSNTSVGGSGYPVEPAVAVRSSIADARGTLQLGYDTDSGSEKQDRETEKYSMRRQVSVDNVPTVSSHNLSNAGSPLPVARHKQHSSDKDYGSNSGVTMTPDTPYNDTRSTSGYDPESTPVRKSSTSSMPASPAAWQLDVGDDDMRSLENASKLSTIRMKLEEKRRRIEQDKRKIEMALLRHQEKEDLESCPDVMKWETMSNESKRTPDMDPVDLDKYQQSIAIMNMNLQDIQQDIHRLATQQSQMQAQHLQAQQLMQAQQIANMLNQAYNAPVSAYSSRPPSRDPYQQQLHQQHQQQQPMAMPQYVNEHGQYMSPPQPAHYMQQQPQQQQQQQPQSIYSDNGAAYNNHSPYGGGAPQYRSSVVYDDYGQPTNHFYLHESSPQPQAHPHPQRRTWAHSAAAAAYEQQQQIQQPLVDVNAWQTQQHQQQKQKQTWMNRPPSSVGAPSPGSFVLHQNGGGNNGGGGELQHLFQVQASPQHAQRQVSGSNGVQRQQSLTNLRDNRSPRAPQQMGMPMQHEDMMAPQSICFIGDEEDVDELERNIIESMQSTRISDFVHQQQQQHQQQLQQQQQRLQGHSGRGSSSEDYDSGEMISNKLNITSGNLTYRIPSPSRPSIQANSFQDPRSPMAAASGEEPPEKGFYISFDDEQPKRPKPPLRAKRSPKKEAPPGGRDSVDNQATLKRESLSQLHNNNNIGFGGGEDVVSSKPVTRHSIHGLSNSNSVKSPGNATYNKYTDEPPIQLRQLAVSGAVSPTGNERRHLEDVTNQTHQQQQQQPMSPTRLQQSSNNAEAAKNKALVIGADSTNLDPDSVDEMERRKEKIMLLSLQRRQQQEEAKARKEIESSQKREKEREKEEERSRKKEEQIARRAAILEQHRLKKAIEEAEREGKTLDRPDLHVKLQPHSSTSTTPRLRQQRTTRPRPKTIHVDDASVDISEASSISSRGKKGSSSNLTGYGQLSSNSMKRDYYRGSQDSLTVKESPDDYPSTSSTPIGRRGSYKTSREPAGVERGRTLSRISVAKGSTLNFRGRKSNSLMNLCDSGLGRATPPRRAPSPGMGMGASGRHMPSPSGPGSLPPGLISKRRGFDDGSSDFSLTPNLNMEYSGPKLYKQPAAKSNRGIILNAVEYCVFPGVVNREAKQKVLEKIARSEAKHFLVLFRDAGCQFRALYSYQPETDQVTKLYGTGPSQVDEVMFDKFFKYNSGGKCFSQVHTKHLTVTIDAFTIHNSLWQGKRVQLPSKKDMALVI; encoded by the exons ATGGATGTCGAAACACAGGAAATACGACAG GCTCGTCAACGTGCTTCCGTCAAGTGGCTGCTCTCGAAGGCCTTTAACAATCGCGTGCCAGACAACCTGAAGGAGCCCTTCTATCGCGACCATGAGAACCAGGAGCGCCTCAAGCCGCAGATCATCGTGGAGCTGGGCAATGCCACGCTCTACTGCCAGACGCTGTCCAATCTGTACTCAGATCCCAACTACCAAAGCATGAACCACTGGTCAATAATACAGACGCTAGCGCGCAAGGGAGTTCCCGTGGCGGAGACCTCGGACATGCCCATTACCGAAACGGTATTAATTCAAACGAATCCGCTGCGAATT AACGCCCACATGTCTGTGATAGAATCGCTGATGGTTTTGTATGCGAAGGAAATATCGTCGGGTGACCGCGTCATGGCGGCCATACGAAG AATATCTGGCAACAACTATCAGGCGCCTCCTGGCCAGTCCTATGAGCAAGCTCTGCTGGGCTGGATTTCGCATGCTTGCGCTGCTCTAAAGAAGCGCATTATCAAGGAGGTGGACGCTGGGCTGCCCGATGATAAT GGCTCTCGTCTGCAGACGCCGGACATACCGCCTGTGAGGGACTTCCAGGATCTGTGCGACGGCATCTGCTTGGCGCTGCTTATCTCGTACTATTGCCCCAAGGTGGTGCCGTGGACGAGTGTGCGGATTAATTATCTGCCGGCCGTCGAGGATTCGATTCATAACATCCTGCTGGTGTGCAACTTCTCGCAGAAGCATCTGCCCTACAGCGTGTTCCACATGACGCCCGAGGATGTGACCTATATGAGAGG ATCCATGAAACTGAATCTGGTACTGCTGCTCACGGATCTGTTCAATCTGTTCGAGATACACCCAGCCAAGTGCGTTTGCTACCCCGGCATGGATGGTCAGG ATGTCATCGCCCGGCGCACTTTGGGCGCCAATGAGCACGGGATCTGCCATCGACGGGGCCTCACTGTACAGCCCGTCACGCCCATTCCCGATCTGCGCAGCGATCTCGACCAGCCGCCAGTTGGCTCGCCCCAGAATCGACCACCGTTCCAAG tTCCGCACTCGAATTCATTTGGCGGCGGCCTAAATCGCAGATCAACCCCGCCCAACGAATACCAGACGGTTCAGTCAAATAATTTTGACGGTAATAATCATGCCGaag CCTTTGTGGTGCACAAGTCGCGTGGCATCACCACACTCGCCTCCATGcactcgcagcagcagcagcagctccatcagcaacatcagcagcagcagcaacagcaacagcagcagcaataccAGCAGCACCCGTCCCACTCGCAGCTCCaaatccagcagcagcaggagcccTTGGTTCCGGCTCGCTTGCGCCAGGCTAAAGAAAAGACCAATGTCGAGTCGAAGGCGGACGAGAGAG GCGATTTTGTCGCTGCCGGTCGACCAAGTAACTGGGAACAGAGCCGCCGGCCCAGCTTTGCAG GACGTCGCTCACGCAGGAATTCCTCGAGTGAGGACTCCCAGCTGACCATTGAAAACTTTGGCGGCTCACAGGATCAGCTGAATACATTAGGACGCTACGAACGCGACAGGGAACGTAAGTTGTCCAACACCAGCGTGGGTGGTAGTGGCTATCCAGTGGAACCCGCCGTGGCCGTTCGATCCTCGATTGCCGATGCGCGGGGCACGTTGCAGCTGGGTTACGACACGGATTCGGGCTCTGAGAAGCAGGATCGCGAGACGGAAAAGTATTCGATGCGGCGGCAAGTCAG CGTGGACAATGTGCCCACTGTTTCGTCGCACAATCTTTCGAATGCGGGCAGCCCGTTGCCGGTGGCCAGGCACAAGCAACATTCCAGCGACAAAGACTACGGCAGCAACAGTGGGGTGACGATGACGCCGGATACGCCGTACAACGATACCCGTTCCACCAGTGGCTACGATCCGGAGAGCACGCCCGTGCGCAAATCCTCGACTAGCAGCATGCCAGCGAGTCCAGCTGCCTGGCAGTTGGATGTGGGTGACGATGATATGCGATCGCTGGAGAACGCCAGCAAGCTGTCCACCATACGGATGAAGCTGGAGGAGAAGCGGCGGCGCATAGAGCAGGACAAGCGCAAGATCGAGATGGCCTTGCTGCGACACCAGGAGAAG gAGGATTTGGAGTCGTGTCCGGATGTGATGAAATGGGAGACCATGAGCAACGAATCGAAGCGCACGCCCGACATGGATCCCGTTGACTTGGACAAGTACCAG CAAAGCATCGCCATCATGAACATGAATCTGCAGGACATTCAGCAGGACATCCACCGCCTGGCCACGCAGCAGAGTCAGATGCAGGCGCAGCACCTGCAGGCCCAGCAGCTGATGCAGGCTCAGCAGATAGCCAACATGCTGAACCAG GCCTACAACGCCCCAGTCAGTGCGTACAGTTCCCGTCCGCCCAGCCGCGATCcctaccagcagcagctccaccagcaacatcagcagcaacagccgaTGGCCATGCCCCAGTACGTCAACGAGCATGGGCAGTACATGTCGCCGCCGCAGCCCGCCCACTACATGCAGCAgcaaccgcagcagcagcaacagcagcagccgcagagCATCTACAGTGACAACGGGGCGGCGTACAACAACCACTCGCCCTACGGCGGAGGAGCTCCGCAGTATCGGAGCAGCGTGGTGTACGATGATTACGGGCAGCCCACCAATCACTTTTACCTGCACGAATCGTCGCCACAGCCGCAGgctcatccgcatccgcagcgGAGGACTTGGGCCCACTCCGCAGCAGCCGCCGCctacgagcagcagcagcagatccaGCAGCCTCTGGTGGATGTGAATGCCTGGCAGacgcagcagcatcagcagcagaagcagaaacagACCTGGATGAACAGGCCGCCCTCGAGTGTGGGCGCACCCAGTCCCGGCAGCTTTGTGCTGCATCAGAATGGAGGAGGAAATAACGGAGGAGGTGGCGAACTACAGCACCTGTTTCAGGTGCAGGCCTCGCCGCAGCACGCCCAGCGTCAGGTGAGCGGTTCGAATGGCGTGCAGCGCCAGCAATCGCTGACCAATTTGCGCGACAATCGATCGCCCAGGGCACCGCAACAAATGGGCATGCCGATGCAGCACGAGGACATGATGGCGCCGCAGAGCATTTGCTTCATCGGCGACGAGGAGGATGTGGATGAGCTGGAGCGCAACATCATTGAGTCCATGCAGTCGACGCGCATCTCCGACTTTgtgcaccagcagcagcagcaacatcaacagcaactccagcagcagcagcagcgattgCAGGGGCACAGCGGACGAGGCAGCAGCTCGGAGGATTACGACAGCGGGGAGATGATCTCCAACAAGCTGAACATCACCAGCGGCAACCTCACGTACCGCATACCCTCGCCCTCCCGTCCCTCCATCCAGGCCAACAGCTTCCAGGATCCCCGATCCCCAATGGCAGCGGCATCCGGCGAGGAGCCGCCCGAGAAGGGCTTCTACATCTCCTTCGACGACGAGCAGCCCAAGCGACCCAAGCCACCGCTGCGGGCCAAGCGATCGCCCAAAAAGGAGGCTCCGCCGGGTGGAAGGGACAGCGTGGATAACCAGGCGACCCTCAAACGTGAATCGCTAAGTCAGctgcacaacaacaacaacattggATTCGGCGGAGGTGAGGATGTGGTGAGCAGCAAGCCAGTGACCAGGCACAGCATCCACGGGCTGAGCAACTCCAACAGTGTCAAATCCCCCGGGAATGCCACCTACAACAAGTACACCGATGAGCCGCCCATCCAACTCCGCCAGCTGGCCGTTTCGGGAGCAGTTTCGCCGACTGGCAACGAACGCCGCCACTTGGAGGATGTGACCAATCAgacgcatcagcagcagcagcaacagccgaTGTCGCCCACGCGACTCCAGCAGAGCAGCAACAATGCGGAGGCGGCCAAAAACAAGGCGCTGGTCATCGGAGCAGATTCTACGAATTTGGATCCG GATTCTGTAGACGAGATGGAGCGGCGCAAGGAGAAGATCATGCTGCTGTCCCTGCAGCGTcgccagcagcaggaggaggccAAGGCGCGCAAGGAGATCGAGTCTTCCCAGAAGCGGGAAAAGGAGcgcgagaaggaggaggagcggtCGCGCAAGAAGGAAGAGCAAATAGCTCGGCGAGCGGCCATTTTGGAGCAGCACAGACTCAAGAAAGCCATCGAAGAGGCCGAGCGAGAG GGTAAAACCCTGGATCGGCCCGACTTGCATGTGAAACTGCAACCCCATTCATCCACCTCAACGACTCCGCGGCTGAGGCAGCAGCGCACCACGCGTCCCAGACCCAAGACGATCCACGTGGACGATGCCAGCGTGGACATCAGCGAGGCTTCGAGCATCTCTAGTCGGGGCAAGAAAGGCTCAAGCTCGAATCTAACCG GCTACGGTCAACTAAGCTCAAATTCAATGAAAAGAGATTACTACAGGGGCTCGCAAGACTCCCTCACTGTAAAAg AGTCACCCGATGATTATCCCAGTACAAGTTCAACTCCGATTGGACGACGGGGATCGTACAAAACTTCCAGAG AGCCAGCCGGCGTAGAAAGAGGCCGCACTCTGTCGCGTATCTCCGTCGCAAAGGGCAGCACGCTTAATTTCCGGGGCCGAAAGTCCAATTCGCTAATGAATCTGTGCG ATTCGGGACTGGGACGCGCCACTCCGCCGAGGCGTGCTCCGTCGcctggaatgggaatgggcgcTTCAGGTAGGCATATGCCATCTCCCTCCGGACCGGGCTCTTTGCCGCCAGGTTTGATATCGAAACGTCGCGGATTTGATGATGGATCCAGCGATTTCTCTTTAACTCCGAATTTGAACATGGAATATTCGG GTCCCAAACTCTATAAACAACCAGCGGCCAAATCGAATCGTGGGATCATCCTGAACGCCGTTGAATACTGCGTTTTTCCCGGCGTCGTCAACCGCGAGGCCAAACAGAAAGTGCTGGAGAAGATCGCGCGCTCGGAGGCGAAGCACTTCCTGGTACTCTTCCGGGATGCGGGCTGCCAGTTCCGCGCCCTCTACAGCTACCAGCCGGAAACGGACCAGGTGACCAAGCTGTATGGCACTGGGCCTAGTCAAGTCGACGAAGTGATGTTCGACAAGTTCTTCAA ATACAACTCAGGCGGCAAGTGCTTCTCGCAAGTGCACACAAAGCATCTGACGGTGACCATCGACGCCTTCACAATACACAATTCCCTGTGGCAGGGCAAGCGGGTGCAGTTGCCCAGCAAAAAGGACATGGCGCTGGTAATCTAA
- the Patronin gene encoding patronin isoform X32, with protein MDVETQEIRQARQRASVKWLLSKAFNNRVPDNLKEPFYRDHENQERLKPQIIVELGNATLYCQTLSNLYSDPNYQSMNHWSIIQTLARKGVPVAETSDMPITETVLIQTNPLRINAHMSVIESLMVLYAKEISSGDRVMAAIRRISGNNYQAPPGQSYEQALLGWISHACAALKKRIIKEVDAGLPDDNTPDIPPVRDFQDLCDGICLALLISYYCPKVVPWTSVRINYLPAVEDSIHNILLVCNFSQKHLPYSVFHMTPEDVTYMRGSMKLNLVLLLTDLFNLFEIHPAKCVCYPGMDGQGRRSRRNSSSEDSQLTIENFGGSQDQLNTLGRYERDRERKLSNTSVGGSGYPVEPAVAVRSSIADARGTLQLGYDTDSGSEKQDRETEKYSMRRQVSVDNVPTVSSHNLSNAGSPLPVARHKQHSSDKDYGSNSGVTMTPDTPYNDTRSTSGYDPESTPVRKSSTSSMPASPAAWQLDVGDDDMRSLENASKLSTIRMKLEEKRRRIEQDKRKIEMALLRHQEKEDLESCPDVMKWETMSNESKRTPDMDPVDLDKYQQSIAIMNMNLQDIQQDIHRLATQQSQMQAQHLQAQQLMQAQQIANMLNQQQTYGSQQHLADHHYQQPRPMQQSFGSSPHLPQAYNAPVSAYSSRPPSRDPYQQQLHQQHQQQQPMAMPQYVNEHGQYMSPPQPAHYMQQQPQQQQQQQPQSIYSDNGAAYNNHSPYGGGAPQYRSSVVYDDYGQPTNHFYLHESSPQPQAHPHPQRRTWAHSAAAAAYEQQQQIQQPLVDVNAWQTQQHQQQKQKQTWMNRPPSSVGAPSPGSFVLHQNGGGNNGGGGELQHLFQVQASPQHAQRQVSGSNGVQRQQSLTNLRDNRSPRAPQQMGMPMQHEDMMAPQSICFIGDEEDVDELERNIIESMQSTRISDFVHQQQQQHQQQLQQQQQRLQGHSGRGSSSEDYDSGEMISNKLNITSGNLTYRIPSPSRPSIQANSFQDPRSPMAAASGEEPPEKGFYISFDDEQPKRPKPPLRAKRSPKKEAPPGGRDSVDNQATLKRESLSQLHNNNNIGFGGGEDVVSSKPVTRHSIHGLSNSNSVKSPGNATYNKYTDEPPIQLRQLAVSGAVSPTGNERRHLEDVTNQTHQQQQQQPMSPTRLQQSSNNAEAAKNKALVIGADSTNLDPDSVDEMERRKEKIMLLSLQRRQQQEEAKARKEIESSQKREKEREKEEERSRKKEEQIARRAAILEQHRLKKAIEEAEREGKTLDRPDLHVKLQPHSSTSTTPRLRQQRTTRPRPKTIHVDDASVDISEASSISSRGKKGSSSNLTGYGQLSSNSMKRDYYRGSQDSLTVKESPDDYPSTSSTPIGRRGSYKTSREPAGVERGRTLSRISVAKGSTLNFRGRKSNSLMNLCDSGLGRATPPRRAPSPGMGMGASGRHMPSPSGPGSLPPGLISKRRGFDDGSSDFSLTPNLNMEYSGPKLYKQPAAKSNRGIILNAVEYCVFPGVVNREAKQKVLEKIARSEAKHFLVLFRDAGCQFRALYSYQPETDQVTKLYGTGPSQVDEVMFDKFFKYNSGGKCFSQVHTKHLTVTIDAFTIHNSLWQGKRVQLPSKKDMALVI; from the exons ATGGATGTCGAAACACAGGAAATACGACAG GCTCGTCAACGTGCTTCCGTCAAGTGGCTGCTCTCGAAGGCCTTTAACAATCGCGTGCCAGACAACCTGAAGGAGCCCTTCTATCGCGACCATGAGAACCAGGAGCGCCTCAAGCCGCAGATCATCGTGGAGCTGGGCAATGCCACGCTCTACTGCCAGACGCTGTCCAATCTGTACTCAGATCCCAACTACCAAAGCATGAACCACTGGTCAATAATACAGACGCTAGCGCGCAAGGGAGTTCCCGTGGCGGAGACCTCGGACATGCCCATTACCGAAACGGTATTAATTCAAACGAATCCGCTGCGAATT AACGCCCACATGTCTGTGATAGAATCGCTGATGGTTTTGTATGCGAAGGAAATATCGTCGGGTGACCGCGTCATGGCGGCCATACGAAG AATATCTGGCAACAACTATCAGGCGCCTCCTGGCCAGTCCTATGAGCAAGCTCTGCTGGGCTGGATTTCGCATGCTTGCGCTGCTCTAAAGAAGCGCATTATCAAGGAGGTGGACGCTGGGCTGCCCGATGATAAT ACGCCGGACATACCGCCTGTGAGGGACTTCCAGGATCTGTGCGACGGCATCTGCTTGGCGCTGCTTATCTCGTACTATTGCCCCAAGGTGGTGCCGTGGACGAGTGTGCGGATTAATTATCTGCCGGCCGTCGAGGATTCGATTCATAACATCCTGCTGGTGTGCAACTTCTCGCAGAAGCATCTGCCCTACAGCGTGTTCCACATGACGCCCGAGGATGTGACCTATATGAGAGG ATCCATGAAACTGAATCTGGTACTGCTGCTCACGGATCTGTTCAATCTGTTCGAGATACACCCAGCCAAGTGCGTTTGCTACCCCGGCATGGATGGTCAGG GACGTCGCTCACGCAGGAATTCCTCGAGTGAGGACTCCCAGCTGACCATTGAAAACTTTGGCGGCTCACAGGATCAGCTGAATACATTAGGACGCTACGAACGCGACAGGGAACGTAAGTTGTCCAACACCAGCGTGGGTGGTAGTGGCTATCCAGTGGAACCCGCCGTGGCCGTTCGATCCTCGATTGCCGATGCGCGGGGCACGTTGCAGCTGGGTTACGACACGGATTCGGGCTCTGAGAAGCAGGATCGCGAGACGGAAAAGTATTCGATGCGGCGGCAAGTCAG CGTGGACAATGTGCCCACTGTTTCGTCGCACAATCTTTCGAATGCGGGCAGCCCGTTGCCGGTGGCCAGGCACAAGCAACATTCCAGCGACAAAGACTACGGCAGCAACAGTGGGGTGACGATGACGCCGGATACGCCGTACAACGATACCCGTTCCACCAGTGGCTACGATCCGGAGAGCACGCCCGTGCGCAAATCCTCGACTAGCAGCATGCCAGCGAGTCCAGCTGCCTGGCAGTTGGATGTGGGTGACGATGATATGCGATCGCTGGAGAACGCCAGCAAGCTGTCCACCATACGGATGAAGCTGGAGGAGAAGCGGCGGCGCATAGAGCAGGACAAGCGCAAGATCGAGATGGCCTTGCTGCGACACCAGGAGAAG gAGGATTTGGAGTCGTGTCCGGATGTGATGAAATGGGAGACCATGAGCAACGAATCGAAGCGCACGCCCGACATGGATCCCGTTGACTTGGACAAGTACCAG CAAAGCATCGCCATCATGAACATGAATCTGCAGGACATTCAGCAGGACATCCACCGCCTGGCCACGCAGCAGAGTCAGATGCAGGCGCAGCACCTGCAGGCCCAGCAGCTGATGCAGGCTCAGCAGATAGCCAACATGCTGAACCAG CAGCAGACCTACGGGTCGCAGCAGCACCTGGCCGATCACCATTACCAGCAGCCGAGACCCATGCAGCAAAGCTTTGGCTCATCGCCGCATCTTCCGCAGGCCTACAACGCCCCAGTCAGTGCGTACAGTTCCCGTCCGCCCAGCCGCGATCcctaccagcagcagctccaccagcaacatcagcagcaacagccgaTGGCCATGCCCCAGTACGTCAACGAGCATGGGCAGTACATGTCGCCGCCGCAGCCCGCCCACTACATGCAGCAgcaaccgcagcagcagcaacagcagcagccgcagagCATCTACAGTGACAACGGGGCGGCGTACAACAACCACTCGCCCTACGGCGGAGGAGCTCCGCAGTATCGGAGCAGCGTGGTGTACGATGATTACGGGCAGCCCACCAATCACTTTTACCTGCACGAATCGTCGCCACAGCCGCAGgctcatccgcatccgcagcgGAGGACTTGGGCCCACTCCGCAGCAGCCGCCGCctacgagcagcagcagcagatccaGCAGCCTCTGGTGGATGTGAATGCCTGGCAGacgcagcagcatcagcagcagaagcagaaacagACCTGGATGAACAGGCCGCCCTCGAGTGTGGGCGCACCCAGTCCCGGCAGCTTTGTGCTGCATCAGAATGGAGGAGGAAATAACGGAGGAGGTGGCGAACTACAGCACCTGTTTCAGGTGCAGGCCTCGCCGCAGCACGCCCAGCGTCAGGTGAGCGGTTCGAATGGCGTGCAGCGCCAGCAATCGCTGACCAATTTGCGCGACAATCGATCGCCCAGGGCACCGCAACAAATGGGCATGCCGATGCAGCACGAGGACATGATGGCGCCGCAGAGCATTTGCTTCATCGGCGACGAGGAGGATGTGGATGAGCTGGAGCGCAACATCATTGAGTCCATGCAGTCGACGCGCATCTCCGACTTTgtgcaccagcagcagcagcaacatcaacagcaactccagcagcagcagcagcgattgCAGGGGCACAGCGGACGAGGCAGCAGCTCGGAGGATTACGACAGCGGGGAGATGATCTCCAACAAGCTGAACATCACCAGCGGCAACCTCACGTACCGCATACCCTCGCCCTCCCGTCCCTCCATCCAGGCCAACAGCTTCCAGGATCCCCGATCCCCAATGGCAGCGGCATCCGGCGAGGAGCCGCCCGAGAAGGGCTTCTACATCTCCTTCGACGACGAGCAGCCCAAGCGACCCAAGCCACCGCTGCGGGCCAAGCGATCGCCCAAAAAGGAGGCTCCGCCGGGTGGAAGGGACAGCGTGGATAACCAGGCGACCCTCAAACGTGAATCGCTAAGTCAGctgcacaacaacaacaacattggATTCGGCGGAGGTGAGGATGTGGTGAGCAGCAAGCCAGTGACCAGGCACAGCATCCACGGGCTGAGCAACTCCAACAGTGTCAAATCCCCCGGGAATGCCACCTACAACAAGTACACCGATGAGCCGCCCATCCAACTCCGCCAGCTGGCCGTTTCGGGAGCAGTTTCGCCGACTGGCAACGAACGCCGCCACTTGGAGGATGTGACCAATCAgacgcatcagcagcagcagcaacagccgaTGTCGCCCACGCGACTCCAGCAGAGCAGCAACAATGCGGAGGCGGCCAAAAACAAGGCGCTGGTCATCGGAGCAGATTCTACGAATTTGGATCCG GATTCTGTAGACGAGATGGAGCGGCGCAAGGAGAAGATCATGCTGCTGTCCCTGCAGCGTcgccagcagcaggaggaggccAAGGCGCGCAAGGAGATCGAGTCTTCCCAGAAGCGGGAAAAGGAGcgcgagaaggaggaggagcggtCGCGCAAGAAGGAAGAGCAAATAGCTCGGCGAGCGGCCATTTTGGAGCAGCACAGACTCAAGAAAGCCATCGAAGAGGCCGAGCGAGAG GGTAAAACCCTGGATCGGCCCGACTTGCATGTGAAACTGCAACCCCATTCATCCACCTCAACGACTCCGCGGCTGAGGCAGCAGCGCACCACGCGTCCCAGACCCAAGACGATCCACGTGGACGATGCCAGCGTGGACATCAGCGAGGCTTCGAGCATCTCTAGTCGGGGCAAGAAAGGCTCAAGCTCGAATCTAACCG GCTACGGTCAACTAAGCTCAAATTCAATGAAAAGAGATTACTACAGGGGCTCGCAAGACTCCCTCACTGTAAAAg AGTCACCCGATGATTATCCCAGTACAAGTTCAACTCCGATTGGACGACGGGGATCGTACAAAACTTCCAGAG AGCCAGCCGGCGTAGAAAGAGGCCGCACTCTGTCGCGTATCTCCGTCGCAAAGGGCAGCACGCTTAATTTCCGGGGCCGAAAGTCCAATTCGCTAATGAATCTGTGCG ATTCGGGACTGGGACGCGCCACTCCGCCGAGGCGTGCTCCGTCGcctggaatgggaatgggcgcTTCAGGTAGGCATATGCCATCTCCCTCCGGACCGGGCTCTTTGCCGCCAGGTTTGATATCGAAACGTCGCGGATTTGATGATGGATCCAGCGATTTCTCTTTAACTCCGAATTTGAACATGGAATATTCGG GTCCCAAACTCTATAAACAACCAGCGGCCAAATCGAATCGTGGGATCATCCTGAACGCCGTTGAATACTGCGTTTTTCCCGGCGTCGTCAACCGCGAGGCCAAACAGAAAGTGCTGGAGAAGATCGCGCGCTCGGAGGCGAAGCACTTCCTGGTACTCTTCCGGGATGCGGGCTGCCAGTTCCGCGCCCTCTACAGCTACCAGCCGGAAACGGACCAGGTGACCAAGCTGTATGGCACTGGGCCTAGTCAAGTCGACGAAGTGATGTTCGACAAGTTCTTCAA ATACAACTCAGGCGGCAAGTGCTTCTCGCAAGTGCACACAAAGCATCTGACGGTGACCATCGACGCCTTCACAATACACAATTCCCTGTGGCAGGGCAAGCGGGTGCAGTTGCCCAGCAAAAAGGACATGGCGCTGGTAATCTAA